The nucleotide sequence TGCTGTTCATCAATTCCAGTTTCTCCTGAAATGTCATAAACCATGCAAGTACTCATAAATACAACCTTGCATGGGTAAACTTCATCGTTTTCATCTATATTCCATATACTTCCATTCATTTTCCCATGCTGTCCAAACATTTGTTTTTTAGCTCTCTCAAGGATGTTAAAGGTACCCACTGTATCGTTAAAAAAAGTTTTCTCTGGATCATCAATACTCTCTTGCACTACAATAGATGCTGCAAGATGATAAATTATATCATACTTATCCTCGAAAATTCTATCTAAATCATCTTTATTTTTTATATCTCCTTCGATAAATTTAAAATTTTCACCTTTAAATTCCTCAATGTTTTCAATACTTCCATTAGATAGATTATCTAATGCTGTAACCGTATTCCCATCATCTAAAAGCTTCTTAACAACCCATCTTCCAATAAATCCTGCGCCTCCAGTTACAAGTATATTCACCCTACTCATCTCCTATTCAAATTTTATTTTTGGTTATTTTTACTCAATATTGTAATTAATGAAAAGTATCACTCATAAACATAATCTGATTAGGCATTTATGCCTAATCAGATTATGAGTAATAACATTATTTACTTCCTAATACTACTTAATATATTTAAGATGTCTTTCGGAAGTTGATTTGCTTGAGCAAGCATTGCGTCACCAGCGTTCATAAGAACACCCGTTTTAGTATATGTAATCATTTCATCCGCAACATCTGAATCTCTAATATCGCTTTCTGCTTGTTGAACTCCCTCTGAAAAGCTATTTAAGTTATTATAGGTATCTTCAAATCTATTTTCGATAGCGCCATACTGAGCTCTTGCATCTAAAACAGTTGAAAGAGCACTATCAATTGTAGCAAGATTAGCATTTAGAGAATCTGCTTGGAGATTTACATTCCTAATACTACTTGTTACATTTCCATTTGCATCCTTCTGCCCTAAACTTTCAGAACTTAAATCATAAAAAGAAAACTGTACAGTCTCTCCTACATTATTTCCTATAGTAATTTCACTTTTTTCATTAGAAGCCAAAAGAGGTTTGCCATTAAAGTTAGTATTTTTAGTAATATCGTTTATTCCATTTTTTATTTCGTCAATTTCAAGCTGTATATTCTTTTTGTCTGAATCAGTTTTGCTAGAATCTCCAGATTCAAGAACAAGATCTCTCATTCTTTGAAGCATATCTGATACATTACTCATTCCACCTTCTGCTGTCTGAAACATGCTAATGCCATCTTGAACATTTCTAGCTGCCATTTGCATTCCTCTAATTTGCATTCTCATTTTTTCACTTTTTTCTAAAGCTGCTGGACCGTCTTTTGCACTATTTATTTTTAGTCCTGAACTAATTCTTTCTAGAGAAGTAGCCTGCTGCCCTTCAACACTTTTTTGTTCATAGAAAAGCGACAATGCCGCCATATTATGATTTATCCTCACTATATATCAACTCCCAAAATTTTTATAAAATCTTGAAAAAACTTCCTCAAAATTATGCTATCGATTTTATTATCGTTATATTTTTTCTAGCCTTTAGAAAGTATATTTCAATATTTCATAAACTCCTTTGCAGCCTCTATTATATTATTATATAGTATAAGATTTCTTTCAAATTTTATTTTAAGTTTTTCTTCACTTTTCATACCTTTTTTTTCTCTAAAATTAGGATTACCAAGTATATTTATTATTGCCGGAGACAAAAGCACATTTATAAATTTAAAGCTGCTAGCCATACTAAATATACACTCATTCGTCAGATTAAAATTATGTGCTAAAAAATCCTTATCACTCTCACTTTTTCCTCCAAATGCCAAATAACTATTATACTGTTCTACTGCAGAAGTGCACATACTGCTTATTACTTTTATATTTTGTCTAATTCCATCCAGTTTAATGCGCATATTATCATCATCCATAAGCACATTATTACTTTTTATTATATTACTTACAGCTTCTGTATTCTTTATACTTTCGCCGAATTTTTCTAGTGCATCCTTAAATTTAATAAGTGGTGCTCCTTCTATATTTGCTCCACCCTCTGTACAATTTATGAAGTCCACATGTTTTTTTACTTGTATAAATTCCTCCATTGCCTTCTTATAAAAATAAAGTGTTCTATCGGTTTTTACCTTTCCCCCATACACATCATCAACATAGAAGAAATTTTTTATGTTACTATTTCCACCAACATTCAAATCACAAGTTACATCATTAGTATACGCAAAATCTTGACCTACAAATATTATCCTATTACAGCCAATATATTCTGCTAAAGAAGCACACACATGTGCAACAGATCCCCCTTCATACAAGTTATCTATATCCTTCTCAAAAAAATCTTTAGAGGCATCATTGACCCCCGTATCCGTGAAAAAAATTTTATCTCCCTTATAGTTCTTAATTACCTTGTAATTTGTAAATTCAGAGTAAATTATGGGTACTGTACAATCAAGGGCATCCTTCATAATTTCAAACGCAGGTTCATCAGGATCTATAACGCACACAAAATCAGGCCTTATTCCCTTATCTAATAAAAGCTTAAGCGTCCTTCCTCCCGTTATAACGATAAACTTACTTTGATAATCCTTCAGTAAATCTATATTTTTAGAAAGTGAGGGGCCTGCTGAAACAATAACTGCCGGCATACCCTTATAAATATTTTTAAAATGATTTATTATTGTACTTTTCTGAATGAACTTTAAATTATTCATATAGGAACTAAAAAAATGTCTTGAATGAACTATATGTGTTCCCATATTTACAAGTAAACTATTTTGAATGTCTATATAACTTTTATAAAGATTAGATATTTCTTCATAGTATGTATCTGCATAATTAGCAAAAACACCACACTTTGTATTCGATATATTGAATTCATCTAGAAACAAACTAAGTATTCCATTTAAATCTTCTTCATTATATAAGTACAAATAAATTCTATCATCATCTATTATCTTGTTCGCATAATTTAATTTTAAAAATCTCGATATAACATCTTCTCTTGGTTCTACAATCAAAATTCTCATTTTTTTCAAGTTCATATTTATAAGCTTTAAAATATGTTCTCCGCATCCAAGTCCAAATATTACAAAGTCACTTTCTGTATTTTCTATATTTAATTTTTTTATAAATGAATTTATGTCTTCCTGAACGTTTTCTCTATTTCCAATATACTTATTATCTAACTTAAGTATATTTTTATTATCCAAGCTTTCTTCAATAACTGCATTAATTTCTGAAATGTCTCTACATCCCATTACAGTATTAAACGTTATTATATTCATCAAAACCCCTCCATACTAAATAGTTAAAAAAAAGCAGGACTTCTCCCGCTTTATAAATTGCTATTTAAGCTTATCAACAAGCTTTATGGCTTCATCTACAACTACATCCATATTCATATATCTATATTGCCCAAGCCTTCCTAAAAAATAAGCATTTTCTAGATTCTCTACTTGCTTCTTATATTCTAAATAAAGCTTTTGATTTTTACTCTGAGGTACTGGATAATAAGGTTCACCATCAGAACATGAATATTCTCTTACTATAGTAGTGTTATAACATTTTTGCCCTGTAAGATGTTTAAATTCTGTTATTCTAGTAAAATCATAATCATTAGGATAGTTAACCGTACCAACCTTTTGATAATAATCTTGGTTTAGAGTTTCAAATTCAAAGTTTATTGATCTATAAGGCAGTCTTCCAAATTTATAATCAAAAAACTCATCTGCACATCCAGTATATATAAGACTTTTATACTGAATTTCACTTTTTATAAATTTATAATCTGTATTAAGCATTATATGTATATTTTCATGATTAAGCATATTTTCAAACATCTTTGTATACCCATCAAGTGGCAGCCCCTGATATACATTAGTAAAATATCTGTCATCTCTATTTGTTCTTATAGGAATTCTAGCTGTAACTTCTTTTTCTAGCTCTTCCGGCATAATTCCCCACTGCTTTTTTGTGTAGCCTTCAAAGAACATTTTATAAAGCTGAGACCCAACCTTAGTCACTACCATATCTCTAGCATTATTTATTTCAATATCCTTTTCTCTTACTTTATCAAAAAACTCACTAATAGTATCATTAGAATAATTTGTACCATAAAGCTGGTTTACAGTATCCACATTAATTGGCATAGGTACAAGTCTTCCATCTACATAAGATAAAACCTTATGCTGATAAAGATACCATTTAGTAAATCTAGATAAGAACTCCCATACCCTTTTGCTATTTGTGTGAAAAATATGAGGGCCATATTTATGTACGAGTATGCCATTATCATCATAATAATCATAGGCATTCCCACCTATATGATTTCTTTTATCCACAATTAAAATTTTTTTTCCCTTTTCAGCTAAAAGCCTTGCAGAAACAGCCCCTGAAAATCCACAACCAACTATTAAATAATCAAACATAATTTCCTCCTATAAAATTCATTTAAATATACGCACTTAAAAAACTTCATTTTTTCTTAGCTGCTCTTAATTTAAAAATCAAAAAAGGTACTGATACAATTCCAAATAAGCAGGTAAAAAATCCTGATAGTATTTTAAAAACAAAACTCGAAAGCTCCATAATGTATATTGAGAGCCTATCTCTATCTTTAAATTCAGAAATAACATTACACATTATAATTTTATCACTATTAATAGATAATGCATACTTAAAAACATTAAAAAAACCTGCTCCTGATATATTGGTAACAGGAACAATTACTACATCAAATTTTATGTTCTCAATTTCTTTAACTTTGTTTCCCTTTTTAAAGGATTCCTTATACGGATAGACATATATGTTATGTATATTATTATACTTTTCAGCTAATTTTACTCCATGTTCATGAGTTAGTATATCTATTTCATAGTCTTTATACTTCTTCTCTATAGCTTTTAAATTTAAATCCAACTGCTGAAAGCTTGCTGAGCGAACTATAAGTAATTTTTTCATGCTGCACCTTCCTCACTTAAGGTTATTTATAAAAGGTAAATGAAACATTTAAGGGAATCCTTAGATTTTCCTCAATGTACTTATCAACAACCTTCCTTTTTCCCTTTATTTTATTAAAATTCATGAAAGCATTCCACATTGCCTTTAAATATATATTAGTTTTTTGCTCCATTGAATAATAAAAACAATCATATATAAGTTCTATAGTTTTCTTTAAAGCTGCTTTTGTAGAATAATTTTTCCATACAAGAAAAAAAGCATTTCTTGTATAATAAAAAGGCGCCCTCCAGGAAGCTCTATTTTTAGGTGAATACTTATGATACGCTATAACATCAGCAAAAAACTTTATTTTATATCCCATATCTAATATTCTAAAAGCTGTATCCTGTTCATTCCAGTATAGAAAAAATTCCTCTGGATAAAAACCCGCTTTTTTAAGTACTTCAGTTCTAACACCTGCTCCAGCTCCATTAAAAGCCATAATATACTCATCAGATTCAGCTGCTGTATCATTACTAGTTTCTTCTGTATCAATTTTCTTAACCTCATCATAATTATAGTAATTTCTCACATCAAAGGCCACCATACCAAGCTTATCATCCTTTTGAAACTTTTTGACCATTCTTTTAATAGAATTTTTTTCAGGGAAGGAATCATCATCAAGTATTACTATGTACTCTCCCGCAGCACTTTTAAATCCAACATTATATGCCTCTATTCCTGCGTTTTTAGGCATTTTTATAAGCTTTACCTCTTTAAAATCTTCCTCTATTTTTTCTACAGTTCCATCCGTAGATCCATTATCAACAACTATTATCTCTAAAGACTCATAATCTATTTTTCTTATATTATTAAGACTTTCACATATTTCATCTTTTCTATTCCAACAAATACTTACAATACTAACTAATGGAGTCTCCATTTTTTACCTCCCGATATTAAATATACTATATTATTTTATCGTATAAGTAAATTGAAAATTGATACCAAACACAACCAACCTTATATTATAAAAAGTTTGAGCTGTTATTAAGCGCAAACTTCCTTTATCTACTTATTCAATTTTCTGTTTAATACTCTCATTTTACTTAACAAATTAGGATACCATATATTCTTCATCAAACTATATGTATTATCATAGTTTTCTATGTATTTTCTATCATCCCCTGAAACTATTACATTAAAGAATTTATCCACATAAATCAAATTATTTGAAAGCTCATTTCTCATATCAAATATATGATTGCAAATTTTAATTACTGTCTCATATTTTTTTAAGCTTTCACTTTTTAAACTTAGTACTTTATATTCCTCAAACTGCTGCTTAATATTCTTTACATTACCTGAAATCAAATTTATTTCAGTTTCACTGTTTGTCGCTTTAATCTTATTTACAATATTTCTAAGTACTTCTATATTAGAATCTCCTGTAAGAGCTATTTTATTTTTATTTTCAATTAACTCTCCAAACCTATCTTTAACCTTTTCAATTTCTAATATTTTATCCTGACTAGCCTTTCCTCTAACGTCATTTAATGCATCTTCTACTGCTGCAATTATAGTTCTAGCACTGCTGTATTTACCAATATAATTACAGGAATAAATCGCCTGAAAAATTTCATCAAATATTCTGAGACAAAAATCCTTAATTCTATTTTCTTCAATATACTTAGCAAAAAAGCGAATCCTATTGCGCCAAAAATAATATGTTCCAAAAGTATTTGTTTTCTGAGCTACCCCCATTTTATGCCATACTTTTGATTTTCCATAGGTCACAACCTTGTATCCAGCTTTTTTAAATCTATATCCCCATTCTATATCATCCCAATATATAAAATTATCTTCATCCATTATGCCAACTCTTCTTAGGGCTTCAATCCTTACCATCATAGAACAAGCCGGTACATAATCACACTCAACCACTTCTGGAAGTTCAATAAAATCAATGTAACCTTTGTAAAATGGGTTAATATAAAAATTTTCAAAATCAATTTTCGCTCCCATTTCTTGAATCTTATCTCTGTTATCCATTGAATATATTTTTGAACCTACTACAGCAGTGTCGTCATTTTTTTCTAAATATCTATATGAATTGTTTATAGCCTCTTTATCTAAAATAACGTCATTGTCTAAAAGCATGACATACTTATAGTCCTTCTTCAATACTTCCCTTATTCCTGTATTAAATCCACCAGATCCGCCTAAGTTTTCAGTATTACTAATCAACATTACTTTATCCTTAAATTTATCTTTTATAGCTTCTACTGAGCCGTCTTCTGATGCATTATCCACCACATAAATATCTAAATCCCTATATGATGAATTTAGAACTGAGTCTATACAGTTTAATACATATTCCTTTTTATTGTAATTACAAATTACTATAGATAATTCTTTCATTTTTTATTACTCCTATCTGCAGCATTATACAGTACTCAAAAAGTCCTTTATACA is from Clostridium acetobutylicum ATCC 824 and encodes:
- a CDS encoding flagellin; translated protein: MRINHNMAALSLFYEQKSVEGQQATSLERISSGLKINSAKDGPAALEKSEKMRMQIRGMQMAARNVQDGISMFQTAEGGMSNVSDMLQRMRDLVLESGDSSKTDSDKKNIQLEIDEIKNGINDITKNTNFNGKPLLASNEKSEITIGNNVGETVQFSFYDLSSESLGQKDANGNVTSSIRNVNLQADSLNANLATIDSALSTVLDARAQYGAIENRFEDTYNNLNSFSEGVQQAESDIRDSDVADEMITYTKTGVLMNAGDAMLAQANQLPKDILNILSSIRK
- a CDS encoding motility associated factor glycosyltransferase family protein, which gives rise to MNIITFNTVMGCRDISEINAVIEESLDNKNILKLDNKYIGNRENVQEDINSFIKKLNIENTESDFVIFGLGCGEHILKLINMNLKKMRILIVEPREDVISRFLKLNYANKIIDDDRIYLYLYNEEDLNGILSLFLDEFNISNTKCGVFANYADTYYEEISNLYKSYIDIQNSLLVNMGTHIVHSRHFFSSYMNNLKFIQKSTIINHFKNIYKGMPAVIVSAGPSLSKNIDLLKDYQSKFIVITGGRTLKLLLDKGIRPDFVCVIDPDEPAFEIMKDALDCTVPIIYSEFTNYKVIKNYKGDKIFFTDTGVNDASKDFFEKDIDNLYEGGSVAHVCASLAEYIGCNRIIFVGQDFAYTNDVTCDLNVGGNSNIKNFFYVDDVYGGKVKTDRTLYFYKKAMEEFIQVKKHVDFINCTEGGANIEGAPLIKFKDALEKFGESIKNTEAVSNIIKSNNVLMDDDNMRIKLDGIRQNIKVISSMCTSAVEQYNSYLAFGGKSESDKDFLAHNFNLTNECIFSMASSFKFINVLLSPAIINILGNPNFREKKGMKSEEKLKIKFERNLILYNNIIEAAKEFMKY
- the glf gene encoding UDP-galactopyranose mutase, encoding MFDYLIVGCGFSGAVSARLLAEKGKKILIVDKRNHIGGNAYDYYDDNGILVHKYGPHIFHTNSKRVWEFLSRFTKWYLYQHKVLSYVDGRLVPMPINVDTVNQLYGTNYSNDTISEFFDKVREKDIEINNARDMVVTKVGSQLYKMFFEGYTKKQWGIMPEELEKEVTARIPIRTNRDDRYFTNVYQGLPLDGYTKMFENMLNHENIHIMLNTDYKFIKSEIQYKSLIYTGCADEFFDYKFGRLPYRSINFEFETLNQDYYQKVGTVNYPNDYDFTRITEFKHLTGQKCYNTTIVREYSCSDGEPYYPVPQSKNQKLYLEYKKQVENLENAYFLGRLGQYRYMNMDVVVDEAIKLVDKLK
- a CDS encoding glycosyltransferase family 2 protein, with translation METPLVSIVSICWNRKDEICESLNNIRKIDYESLEIIVVDNGSTDGTVEKIEEDFKEVKLIKMPKNAGIEAYNVGFKSAAGEYIVILDDDSFPEKNSIKRMVKKFQKDDKLGMVAFDVRNYYNYDEVKKIDTEETSNDTAAESDEYIMAFNGAGAGVRTEVLKKAGFYPEEFFLYWNEQDTAFRILDMGYKIKFFADVIAYHKYSPKNRASWRAPFYYTRNAFFLVWKNYSTKAALKKTIELIYDCFYYSMEQKTNIYLKAMWNAFMNFNKIKGKRKVVDKYIEENLRIPLNVSFTFYK
- a CDS encoding glycosyltransferase family 2 protein: MKELSIVICNYNKKEYVLNCIDSVLNSSYRDLDIYVVDNASEDGSVEAIKDKFKDKVMLISNTENLGGSGGFNTGIREVLKKDYKYVMLLDNDVILDKEAINNSYRYLEKNDDTAVVGSKIYSMDNRDKIQEMGAKIDFENFYINPFYKGYIDFIELPEVVECDYVPACSMMVRIEALRRVGIMDEDNFIYWDDIEWGYRFKKAGYKVVTYGKSKVWHKMGVAQKTNTFGTYYFWRNRIRFFAKYIEENRIKDFCLRIFDEIFQAIYSCNYIGKYSSARTIIAAVEDALNDVRGKASQDKILEIEKVKDRFGELIENKNKIALTGDSNIEVLRNIVNKIKATNSETEINLISGNVKNIKQQFEEYKVLSLKSESLKKYETVIKICNHIFDMRNELSNNLIYVDKFFNVIVSGDDRKYIENYDNTYSLMKNIWYPNLLSKMRVLNRKLNK